In Acidisarcina polymorpha, the DNA window CGATAGTGAGTCCCTCGAATTGCTTGCCCAGCACGGCATCCGTTTTACCGTGCTGGCCCCGAGCCAGTGTGCCCGCGTTCGCCCTTTGGCGGAGAGGCCGGCGAGAAAGGTCAAGCCGGATGCAGCTACCGACGACGGGACTAAACCTCTGGTGGTCGAGCCCTGGCAGGAAACTCCGAATGGCAGCGTCGATACAACCCGCGCCTACACCGTGCGGCTTAAGTCGGGGCGCAGCATCGCGATTTTTTTCTATGACGGACAACGATCGCGAGCCATCGCTTTCGATGGCTTGCTGAACAGCGGCGATGAGTTCGCCAATCGGCTGATGGGCGGCTTTCGCGCCGAACCGGCACAGCCCGACGGCGCTCATCGCGGGCAGCTCGTCCATGTGGCGACCGATGGGGAGAGTTACGGCCATCACCATCGCTACGGCGAGATGGCGCTCTCTTATGCGCTGCGGCTGATCGAGCAGCGGGGAGAGGCGAAGCTGACCAACTATGCCCAGTTCCTGGATAAGTTCCCGCCCCGCTATGAAGCCGCGATTGTCGAGAACACTTCGTGGAGCTGCTTTCACGGTGTCGAGCGCTGGCGCTCTGACTGCGGCTGCAATGGAGGGCGGCCCGGCTGGAATCAGAAGTGGCGCGCGCCCTTACGCGACGCTCTGGATTGGCTGCGCGACAGCGTCGCGCCGCTGAGCGAGAAGCTGGCCAAGGGGCTCTTCGCTGATTTCTGGGAGGCCCGCAATGCCTATATCGAGGTCGTGCTCGCCCGCGGCGAAGTATCCAGCGGTCACGTCAATACGCCGGTGCCTAACGCTGACGCTTTCCTCGATTCCCATTCTCTTCACCCGTTGAACCATGCCGAACGCATCAGCGCGTTGAAGCTGATGGAGATGCAGCGCCACGCTCTCTTGATGTACACCAGCTGCGGCTGGTTCTTCGACGATATCTCCGGTATTGAAACTGTGCAGATCATCGCCTACGCGGGCCGCCTGGTGCAGTTGGCGGAGGAGGTATTCGGACCGGAAGCAACCGGGCTTGAAGCTGGTTTTGTCGAACGTCTGCGAGCCGCGAAGAGTAATGACCCCCAAGCCATCGATGGCGCTGAAATCTATCTTTGCAAGGTGAAGACGGAAAGGGTAGGCCTCGAAGAGGTTGCGGCGCATTATGCGATCAGTTCGGTCTTCTCGAACTACCCGGAAGAGGCCCGGCTCTTTGGCTATGTGGTGCGGCGTCTGGATGTGGAGTCGCTCGGCACGGGGCGAGGGCGGCTCTCGATCGGGCGCGCGCTGGTTTCTTCGACCATCACCGGGGAGAGTGAACAGGTGACTTACGCCGCGCTCCATTTCGGCGATCAAAATATTACGGCCGCGGTCAAGCGTTCCCTGGCGGGCTCCAACGGCAGCTTGGATCCGGCGGTGGGGGACCGCGAGAAGGCTGAGCACGAGGCGCTTCTCGACGGGGTCAGGGCCGCAGTCCGGAGGGCCGATATCCCGGCCGTGATCCGGCTCTTTGACCACCACTTTGGAGAGACGGACTATTCCATCACCTCACTCTTCAATGACGAAGAGCGCCGTATTTTGAAGATCATCCTGGATCCGACCTTGAACGAGATCGAGACGACCTTCAGCGCCATTTATGAGCGGCATGCTTCGCTGTTGCAGTTCCTCAGCGAGGTAGGGATGCCGAAACCCGCCGAGCTCACCTTGGCAGCCGGCTCGTTTATCAATTCGGGACTTCGTCACTCACTAGAAGCAGACCCGATCGAAGACGATCGTATTGCCCTGTTGCTTGGGCGGGCCAAGGACATCAAGATTGCTCTCGACGAACCGTTGCTGAGCTACGTAGCTAGTCAGCGCATCAAGGCCAGCATGGTGGCGCTGCACAAACATCCGAGCCGTGCCCGCGAGCTGGATGAGGCGCTACGGGTCGCCCAGGCGCTGCACACCTTCCCCTTTGAGATTCGTCTGTGGCAGGCGCAGAACATCTGGTACGAGATTATGGAGGTGTCGCATAACCGCTCGTTGTCAATCGCGGCGCAGGATTTTGCGAGTTGGCAGGCCCGGTTCAATGCCCTCGGCCGCCACCTGGGAATTGCCGTCGATGAACTGGTCGTGGAGGATGACGGCGCGTCGCCGGAGATCCAACCTGACTTGGCTTTGCGACGCAGCTAAAACGGTCAAGAAAATAAGGGCCAAGAAAATCCTACGGCTTGCCGGTCAACCGAAGCCGGAAAAGACCGGCGGGATCGAGGTACGCCTCGTGCCAGCGAACGGCGAAGTGAAGGTGCGGACCGGTCACTCGGCCAGTCGCTCCGCTGAGCCCCAGCCTCTGCCCCTTACGGACGCGCTCTCCAGGAGCGACCTCCAACCGGGAAAAATGCATGTAGATCGTCATGAGCCCGAGCCCATGGTCGATGACCACGCAGTTCCCTTCGTAGAAGAGTTTTTGCGCAAGCACGACCGTTCCCGCATTGGCCGAGGCAACCGGCATGCCCGCGGGCGCACGGAAGTCCATTCCACGGTGGATGCTTGCGAGCTTGCCATTGAAGGTGCGACGGGTCCCAAAGGAGTCAGTAGAAGGCTCCTTTACAGGCCGAACGAAGTCTCCCGCCCACAGCGGGGCGGAGGCGGTCTGGGAGAAGACACGGTCCTTGATCTGTTTATCGAGGGCAATCTCCTTCTGGGTCGCCGCATCGGGCTCCACAAAGTTGCCGCCGACCGTGAGTTCACCACTGTGATACTTTGCCTCAGCCACCGCTAACTGCGTACCGGCGTGAAGATCATGGCCATCCAGGGTGACCGCCTGCAAGGTAAGCGGATAGCTGCCCGGCACAGTTTCCACATCCACCCCGGCAAGCGCATACCAGAGCTCGCCCGATGGTCCGTTTGGCCCTTTGAAAAAGGAAACATCCTTGCCGAACCAAACACCCCGCACAATCGAGGCTTTCTGCGCCAGCTTGACCGTAAGCAGAAATGGAGATCCGTTTGCCAATGCCGTGGGCGTAGTCACAATACTGGCAAAGCCGGAAGAGTCCGATGCGCCAGCCAGGTGTCCCGCCATAACCAGCAGTCCCAGGCCGTAGATCAGTAGCATTCCGCATTTCCGCTGGGCATCCGGTCGCAACCGATGCTTAGCCCACCGCCAAAAAGAATAGAAACCCAAAGCATCCCCCACCAAGCAGCATCGCCTCCGCGGATCGATTGCACAACCTTGTGCAATGCTCTGATTTCTCGTAGCGGAACGAGCAGTGGAATTCCCTACTGGCCAGCCTCTTCCCGAATACAAGCTACTCACGGCCGCCCAAACCATACTAGGGTAAAGGTGAAAATGCTCTAGAATAAGGCAAAGGTTCGTGGCCAAAATGGATTCATCATTCGACGCGGGAATCGCTGAAATAGAACCGTCACATTCAGGACTAGCCTCCATTCAAGTCAAGCTGCCCGACGGCAGTGTGCGTGAGTTTCCCCGCGGCTCAACCGCCTTCGATGTCGCCAACAGCATCTCTCCGCGACTGGCCGCGGCCTCGGTCGTCGCCAAGATCAAGGCGCTCCATCGCGCCGCTAGCACGCCCGCTGCTGAGCTGGACAAGGATGTCGAAGAAACGGCAGAAGCCGAAATGTACGTCGACCACGATACTGCCGTGGAGCGGCTGGTCGATCTGCATGCGCCACTCGAAGAAGACGTGGAGTTGCAGCTGCTGCGCGAAAACGACGCAGAGTCGCTCAAAGTGGTCAGGCATTCAGCCGCCCACGTGATGGCCACCGCGGTGCTCGAACTCTTTCCCGAAACCAAACTGGGCCACGGCCCGGCGACCGATGCGGGGTTCTTCTACGACTTTTACCGGCCCACCCCGTTCACGCCCGATGACCTCAAAGCCATCGAAGCGAAGATGGCCGAGGTTGTCGCCCGCGACCAACGCTTTCTGCACGAATTCGAAGATCGCGAAGAGGCGGTGTCAAAGTTCCGCGATACCGGCGACTTCATGAAGCTGCACTTCGTCGAGCGCTTCACCAAGCCCGGCGAGATGGTTTCGCTCTACCGCAATGGCCACTTCACCGACTTCTGCCGCGGGCCGCATGTGCCCACCACCGGCCGCGTCAAAGCATTCAAAGTCCTCAGCCTCGCGGGCGCTTACTGGCTGGGCGATGAGAAGAATCCGCAGCTGCAACGCATCTATGGCACCGCCTTCTTCTCGCAAAAAGAAATGGACGCCCACTTCGCCCGCCTCGAAGAGATGGCCAAGCGCGACCATCGCCTGCTGGGTAAGCAGCTCGACCTGTTCTCGATTCAGGAGGTCGCGGGCGCCGGCCTGATCTTCTGGCATCCCAAGGGCGCGATCATTCGCAAGACCATGGAAGACTGGATGCGCGAAGAATGCCTCCGCCGCGGTTATTCCATGGTCTACACGCCGCATGTGATGCGCCGCGAGCTATGGAGGATCAGCGGCCATGAGGGCCATTACGCGCAGAACATGTATACGCCGATGGAGCTCGACGACGCCGAATACCGGCTCAAGCCGATGAACTGCCCGGGCCACATCCTGATCTACAAGAACTCGCCGAAGAGCTACCGCGACCTGCCCGTCCGCTACGCCGAGCTTGGCAACGTCTACCGCTACGAGCGCTCCGGCACCATGCACGGACTCTTGCGCGTGCGCGGCTTTACCCAGGACGATGCCCACATCTTCTGTACCCCGGAGCAAGTTGAAGACGAGATGGCCGGCTGCGTCGAGTTTGCCGAGGTGGTGCTGAAAACATTCGGCTTTCAAGAGTTCAAGGTCGAGCTCTCCACCTGGGACCCCAAAGACAGCAAGAGCTATGACGGCACCGCCGAGCAGTGGCAAATGGCCACACTTGCCATTGAGAGCGTGCTGCAGCGCAAGCAGATTCCGTACAAGACCTTCCTTGGCGAAGGCGCTTTCTACGGCCCGAAGATCGACATCAAGCTAGTCGACGTTTTAGGCAGACTTTGGCAGCTTTCAACGGTGCAGTTCGACTTCAACCTGCCCGCCCGCTTCGATCTGGAGTATGTAGGAGAGGACGGCGAACGCCATCAGCCCGTCATGGTCCACCGCGCGCTCTTCGGCTCGGTTGAAAGATTTTTCGGCGTCCTCATCGAACACTACGCCGGGGCCTTCCCGCTATGGCTCGCGCCGGTGCAGA includes these proteins:
- a CDS encoding DUF3536 domain-containing protein, translated to MPDPTPAVPVSLERYITIHGHFYQPPRENPWLETVETQDSAAPYHDWNERITAECYAPNGASRIVNRENQIIRIINNYARISFNFGPTLLSWLEENAPRAYKHILEADLRSQARFGGHGSAMAQVYNHIIMPLANTRDRITQIRWGIADFESRFGRKPEGMWLAETAVDSESLELLAQHGIRFTVLAPSQCARVRPLAERPARKVKPDAATDDGTKPLVVEPWQETPNGSVDTTRAYTVRLKSGRSIAIFFYDGQRSRAIAFDGLLNSGDEFANRLMGGFRAEPAQPDGAHRGQLVHVATDGESYGHHHRYGEMALSYALRLIEQRGEAKLTNYAQFLDKFPPRYEAAIVENTSWSCFHGVERWRSDCGCNGGRPGWNQKWRAPLRDALDWLRDSVAPLSEKLAKGLFADFWEARNAYIEVVLARGEVSSGHVNTPVPNADAFLDSHSLHPLNHAERISALKLMEMQRHALLMYTSCGWFFDDISGIETVQIIAYAGRLVQLAEEVFGPEATGLEAGFVERLRAAKSNDPQAIDGAEIYLCKVKTERVGLEEVAAHYAISSVFSNYPEEARLFGYVVRRLDVESLGTGRGRLSIGRALVSSTITGESEQVTYAALHFGDQNITAAVKRSLAGSNGSLDPAVGDREKAEHEALLDGVRAAVRRADIPAVIRLFDHHFGETDYSITSLFNDEERRILKIILDPTLNEIETTFSAIYERHASLLQFLSEVGMPKPAELTLAAGSFINSGLRHSLEADPIEDDRIALLLGRAKDIKIALDEPLLSYVASQRIKASMVALHKHPSRARELDEALRVAQALHTFPFEIRLWQAQNIWYEIMEVSHNRSLSIAAQDFASWQARFNALGRHLGIAVDELVVEDDGASPEIQPDLALRRS
- a CDS encoding M23 family metallopeptidase gives rise to the protein MLLIYGLGLLVMAGHLAGASDSSGFASIVTTPTALANGSPFLLTVKLAQKASIVRGVWFGKDVSFFKGPNGPSGELWYALAGVDVETVPGSYPLTLQAVTLDGHDLHAGTQLAVAEAKYHSGELTVGGNFVEPDAATQKEIALDKQIKDRVFSQTASAPLWAGDFVRPVKEPSTDSFGTRRTFNGKLASIHRGMDFRAPAGMPVASANAGTVVLAQKLFYEGNCVVIDHGLGLMTIYMHFSRLEVAPGERVRKGQRLGLSGATGRVTGPHLHFAVRWHEAYLDPAGLFRLRLTGKP
- the thrS gene encoding threonine--tRNA ligase, with protein sequence MDSSFDAGIAEIEPSHSGLASIQVKLPDGSVREFPRGSTAFDVANSISPRLAAASVVAKIKALHRAASTPAAELDKDVEETAEAEMYVDHDTAVERLVDLHAPLEEDVELQLLRENDAESLKVVRHSAAHVMATAVLELFPETKLGHGPATDAGFFYDFYRPTPFTPDDLKAIEAKMAEVVARDQRFLHEFEDREEAVSKFRDTGDFMKLHFVERFTKPGEMVSLYRNGHFTDFCRGPHVPTTGRVKAFKVLSLAGAYWLGDEKNPQLQRIYGTAFFSQKEMDAHFARLEEMAKRDHRLLGKQLDLFSIQEVAGAGLIFWHPKGAIIRKTMEDWMREECLRRGYSMVYTPHVMRRELWRISGHEGHYAQNMYTPMELDDAEYRLKPMNCPGHILIYKNSPKSYRDLPVRYAELGNVYRYERSGTMHGLLRVRGFTQDDAHIFCTPEQVEDEMAGCVEFAEVVLKTFGFQEFKVELSTWDPKDSKSYDGTAEQWQMATLAIESVLQRKQIPYKTFLGEGAFYGPKIDIKLVDVLGRLWQLSTVQFDFNLPARFDLEYVGEDGERHQPVMVHRALFGSVERFFGVLIEHYAGAFPLWLAPVQIGLVPISERHREYAEKIQQQLQKHGFRVELDGRNEKMNAKIRDFTLQKVPYVLVMGDKEAESNAVSVRARGKGDQGSVGFEEFLTRIQGLLESRSMEL